A region of Mesorhizobium sp. AR02 DNA encodes the following proteins:
- a CDS encoding molybdopterin-binding/glycosyltransferase family 2 protein, producing MKFGPIAIDEAEGAVLAHATAAGEKRFRKAHRLSAEDVSILKRAGVLQVVAAVLSSGDLGEDAAAQRIAESMTFNGIEARPAATGRVNLHAKASGIFTVDAAVIDAINAVDPAITIATLAQHAPVEKGQMVATVKIIPFAVASSLVDTVTKICAGGEIFAVNAYQPVRVGVIQTVLPGIKPSVLDKTLRVTEARLARSGGRLTAERRTPHEIAPVAEAAASLARDNDMVVIFGASAMSDFADVVPAAIEMAGGTVIRAGMPVDPGNLLVLGTLGGKRVIGAPGCARSPKENGFDWVLDRLIAGLDVTAKDIAGMGVGGLLMEIPTRPQPREPLPAKSRLKVAIVLLAAGRSSRMGGPNKLMALFDGKPLVRRTAERALGSKASGTVVVTGHQRERVRAALSGLDVTFADNPDFADGLSTSLKAGIAYLPEDTAGVMIVLGDMPGVVSDDLDRLIDAFRKAGGNSVVRASHQGKRGNPVLLPRSLFPAIAHLEGDTGARHLVEAEGLDVIDVEIGEGASVDVDTREALEGAGGVLQD from the coding sequence GTGAAATTCGGTCCGATTGCGATTGACGAGGCCGAAGGCGCGGTGTTGGCGCATGCCACCGCTGCCGGCGAAAAGCGCTTTCGCAAGGCGCACAGGCTGAGCGCCGAAGACGTCTCCATACTCAAGCGGGCAGGCGTCTTGCAGGTCGTTGCCGCCGTGCTTTCCTCGGGCGATCTCGGCGAGGACGCCGCGGCGCAAAGAATTGCCGAAAGCATGACTTTCAACGGTATCGAGGCCAGGCCTGCCGCGACCGGTCGGGTCAATCTCCACGCCAAGGCATCAGGCATCTTCACGGTCGATGCTGCTGTCATCGATGCCATCAACGCCGTCGATCCGGCCATCACCATCGCCACGCTGGCGCAGCATGCGCCGGTCGAAAAGGGTCAGATGGTGGCGACGGTGAAGATCATCCCCTTCGCGGTCGCCTCCAGCTTGGTCGACACTGTTACGAAAATCTGTGCCGGCGGCGAGATCTTTGCCGTCAACGCCTATCAACCGGTGCGCGTCGGTGTCATCCAGACGGTTCTGCCGGGCATCAAGCCCAGTGTGCTCGACAAGACATTGCGCGTCACCGAAGCGCGGCTGGCGCGCTCGGGTGGCAGGTTGACGGCGGAGCGTCGCACGCCGCACGAGATCGCACCCGTGGCGGAGGCCGCCGCCTCGCTGGCGCGCGACAACGACATGGTGGTGATCTTCGGCGCCTCGGCGATGAGCGATTTCGCCGATGTCGTTCCGGCGGCGATCGAAATGGCAGGCGGGACTGTCATCCGCGCCGGCATGCCGGTCGATCCCGGCAATCTGCTGGTGCTGGGTACACTAGGTGGCAAGCGGGTCATCGGTGCGCCCGGCTGCGCCCGCAGCCCCAAGGAAAACGGCTTCGACTGGGTGCTTGACCGGTTGATCGCCGGGCTCGACGTTACCGCGAAGGATATCGCCGGCATGGGCGTTGGCGGGCTGTTGATGGAAATCCCGACACGGCCGCAGCCGCGCGAACCACTGCCGGCCAAGAGCCGGCTCAAGGTCGCCATCGTGCTTCTGGCGGCTGGCCGGTCAAGCCGCATGGGCGGACCGAACAAGCTCATGGCGCTGTTCGACGGCAAGCCGCTGGTGCGCCGCACCGCCGAGCGCGCGCTCGGATCGAAGGCTTCGGGCACGGTCGTCGTCACCGGTCATCAGCGCGAGCGGGTGCGCGCAGCTTTGTCGGGCCTCGACGTCACCTTCGCCGACAATCCGGATTTCGCCGATGGCCTGTCCACCTCGCTGAAGGCCGGTATTGCCTATCTGCCCGAAGACACCGCCGGCGTGATGATTGTTCTGGGAGACATGCCTGGCGTTGTGTCAGACGATCTCGACCGGCTGATCGATGCCTTCCGCAAGGCCGGAGGCAATTCGGTGGTCCGCGCCTCGCATCAGGGCAAACGCGGCAACCCGGTGCTTTTGCCGCGCTCGCTGTTTCCGGCCATCGCTCATCTCGAAGGCGATACCGGCGCCCGCCACTTGGTCGAGGCCGAAGGGCTCGACGTCATCGATGTCGAGATCGGCGAGGGCGCGTCTGTCGATGTCGACACCCGCGAGGCGCTCGAAGGCGCCGGCGGCGTGCTGCAGGATTGA
- a CDS encoding XdhC family protein translates to MDPYALKTLNAERRARRAAILVTDLGDGRDRIVREGDQVAGDLGAAIAKAFRSGNSGSVEAEGRTFFLNAHLPQPRLVVIGAVHISQALAPMARIAGYPLEIIDPRTAFATPDRFPDVALHAEWPEDVLKRQPLDSYTALAAVTHDPKIDDFALKAALDANCFYVGALGSRKTHAKRVERLLALGASADQIARIHAPIGLDIGAASPAEIAVAVLAQTIYAFRSRGLDAKGAVA, encoded by the coding sequence ATGGACCCATACGCCCTAAAAACTTTGAATGCCGAGCGCCGCGCCCGCCGCGCGGCGATCCTCGTCACCGATCTCGGTGATGGGCGCGACCGCATTGTGCGCGAGGGCGACCAGGTCGCCGGCGATCTCGGAGCCGCGATCGCCAAGGCGTTTCGATCGGGCAATTCCGGCTCGGTCGAAGCCGAGGGCCGGACCTTTTTTCTCAACGCGCATCTGCCGCAGCCGCGGCTCGTGGTGATCGGCGCCGTCCATATCAGCCAGGCACTGGCGCCAATGGCCAGGATCGCCGGCTACCCCCTGGAGATCATCGATCCGCGCACCGCCTTCGCCACGCCGGACCGCTTTCCCGATGTCGCCTTGCATGCCGAGTGGCCGGAAGATGTGCTGAAACGCCAGCCGCTCGACAGCTACACCGCGCTTGCCGCCGTCACCCATGACCCGAAGATCGACGATTTCGCGCTAAAGGCGGCGCTCGACGCCAATTGCTTCTATGTCGGCGCGCTTGGCAGCCGCAAGACGCACGCCAAGCGTGTAGAGCGCTTGCTGGCGCTGGGCGCCAGTGCCGACCAGATCGCCCGTATCCATGCGCCGATCGGGCTCGACATCGGTGCCGCCAGCCCGGCCGAGATCGCTGTCGCCGTTCTCGCGCAGACCATCTATGCCTTCCGCTCGCGCGGCCTCGATGCCAAAGGCGCAGTGGCGTGA
- a CDS encoding XdhC family protein, with translation MDDSIYLDEARDPLIIAEGWMKDGKDVAIATVVETWGSAPRPVGSHLVIDAEGNFHGSVSGGCVEGAVVSEAIDVIDSGKAKMLEFGVADETAWQVGLSCGGRIKVYVERLG, from the coding sequence ATGGACGACAGCATCTATCTCGATGAGGCCCGCGACCCGCTGATTATCGCGGAAGGCTGGATGAAGGACGGCAAGGATGTCGCCATTGCCACTGTGGTCGAGACCTGGGGTTCGGCGCCGAGGCCGGTCGGCAGCCATCTGGTCATCGACGCCGAAGGCAATTTCCATGGCTCGGTCTCGGGCGGTTGCGTCGAGGGGGCGGTGGTGAGCGAGGCAATCGACGTGATCGACTCAGGGAAAGCCAAAATGCTCGAATTCGGCGTCGCCGATGAGACCGCCTGGCAGGTCGGCCTGTCCTGTGGCGGCCGCATCAAGGTGTATGTCGAGCGGTTGGGCTGA
- a CDS encoding vWA domain-containing protein, whose protein sequence is MNASRPDPREATPDGRIADNIVYFARTLRKAGMRVGPASVKDAIEAVLAAGIGSRDDFYWTLHAVLVSRHEDHPVFDEAFRLFWKSRELIEKLLAMFSPVAPDAREKQKPRAAENRVSQAMFEGHQKNQPPQEIPEIEVDARFTFSGNEVLRGKDFAQMNAAEMADAKKAIAELRLPFDMVRTRRFKADAHGRRIDPRAMMRSAARTGGELILPKFRSAREVHPPLVVLADISGSMSQYTRIFLHFLHALTEKRRRVHTFVFGTRLTNLTRQMRHRDPDAALADCSAAVKDWSGGTRIGDTLAEFNLVWSRRVLGQGAVVLLITDGLERDDVAGLSEEMERLHKSCRRLIWLNPLLRFDGFQARARGVKAMLPHVDEFRSVHNLDALADLCASLDKKSAQSVDPRRWMEAGAKHAA, encoded by the coding sequence ATGAACGCGTCCCGCCCCGACCCCAGAGAGGCGACGCCGGACGGGCGCATCGCCGACAACATCGTCTATTTCGCCCGCACCTTGCGCAAGGCGGGCATGCGGGTCGGGCCGGCCTCGGTCAAGGATGCCATCGAGGCGGTGCTGGCCGCCGGCATCGGCTCACGCGACGATTTCTACTGGACGCTGCATGCGGTGCTGGTGTCCAGGCATGAGGATCACCCGGTCTTCGACGAAGCCTTCCGGCTGTTCTGGAAATCGCGCGAACTGATCGAGAAGCTGCTGGCGATGTTTTCGCCAGTGGCGCCTGACGCCAGGGAGAAGCAGAAGCCGCGCGCGGCCGAGAACCGCGTCAGCCAGGCGATGTTCGAAGGCCACCAGAAGAACCAGCCGCCGCAGGAGATCCCCGAGATCGAGGTCGATGCCCGCTTCACCTTTTCCGGCAACGAGGTGTTGCGCGGCAAGGATTTTGCCCAGATGAACGCCGCCGAGATGGCCGATGCCAAGAAGGCCATCGCCGAGCTGCGATTGCCTTTCGATATGGTGCGGACCAGGCGTTTCAAGGCCGACGCGCATGGCCGCCGCATCGACCCGCGCGCCATGATGCGCTCGGCCGCGCGCACCGGCGGCGAATTGATCCTGCCGAAATTCCGCTCGGCCCGCGAAGTCCACCCGCCGCTGGTGGTGCTGGCCGACATTTCCGGTTCGATGAGCCAGTACACGCGCATCTTCCTGCATTTCCTGCATGCGCTGACGGAAAAGCGCCGCCGCGTGCACACCTTCGTCTTCGGCACGCGGCTGACCAACCTGACCCGGCAAATGCGCCACCGCGATCCCGATGCGGCACTTGCCGACTGTTCGGCGGCGGTCAAGGACTGGTCGGGTGGCACGCGCATCGGCGACACGCTGGCCGAGTTCAACCTGGTATGGTCGCGGCGCGTGCTGGGGCAGGGCGCGGTCGTGCTTCTGATCACTGACGGGCTGGAGCGTGACGATGTCGCCGGCCTGTCCGAGGAAATGGAGCGCCTGCACAAATCCTGCCGGCGGCTGATCTGGCTCAATCCGTTGCTGCGCTTTGACGGTTTCCAGGCGCGCGCCCGCGGCGTCAAGGCGATGCTGCCGCATGTCGACGAATTCCGTTCGGTCCACAATCTCGATGCGCTCGCCGACCTTTGCGCCTCGCTCGACAAGAAGTCAGCACAATCCGTCGATCCGCGGCGATGGATGGAAGCTGGCGCGAAGCACGCCGCATAG
- a CDS encoding AAA family ATPase produces the protein MTELKPRPVPRTIDETLDLLTGADYVADRSLATVLFLSLRMNRPLFLEGEAGVGKTEIAKVLAEALGRRLIRLQCYEGLDVSSAVYEWNYAAQMIEIRMEEAAGKVDRSAMERNVFSEKYLIRRPVLDALTGKTGAAPVFLIDELDRTDEAFEAFLLEILSDFQVTVPELGTIRAEEPPIVIITTNRTREIHDALKRRCLYHWVDYPNAERELEIVRRKVPQANQRLSAEVVSFIQKLRQIELFKVPGVAETIDWAGALTELDKVALDPETVSDTIGVLLKYQDDIARIGSGEGRRILDEVKAELAAAQ, from the coding sequence ATGACCGAACTGAAACCGCGCCCCGTGCCGCGGACGATCGACGAGACGCTCGATCTCCTGACCGGCGCGGACTATGTGGCGGACCGGTCGCTGGCGACCGTGCTTTTCCTGTCGCTGCGCATGAACCGGCCCTTGTTCCTCGAGGGCGAGGCCGGCGTTGGCAAGACCGAGATCGCCAAGGTGTTGGCAGAGGCGCTTGGCCGCCGGCTGATCCGGCTGCAGTGCTATGAGGGGCTCGACGTTTCCTCGGCCGTCTACGAGTGGAATTACGCCGCGCAGATGATCGAAATCCGCATGGAGGAGGCGGCCGGCAAGGTCGACCGCTCCGCCATGGAGCGCAACGTCTTCTCCGAAAAATACCTGATCCGCCGCCCGGTGCTCGATGCTCTGACCGGCAAGACGGGGGCGGCCCCGGTCTTCCTGATCGACGAACTCGACCGCACCGACGAAGCCTTCGAAGCCTTCCTGCTCGAAATCCTGTCCGACTTCCAGGTGACGGTGCCCGAACTCGGCACCATCAGGGCGGAAGAGCCGCCGATCGTCATCATCACCACCAACCGCACCCGCGAGATCCACGACGCGTTGAAGCGGCGCTGCCTCTATCACTGGGTCGATTATCCCAACGCCGAGCGCGAACTGGAGATCGTGCGCCGCAAGGTGCCGCAGGCCAACCAGCGGCTTTCGGCGGAGGTGGTCTCCTTCATCCAGAAGCTGCGCCAGATCGAGCTGTTCAAGGTGCCGGGCGTTGCCGAGACCATCGACTGGGCCGGCGCGCTGACCGAACTCGACAAGGTGGCGCTCGATCCCGAAACCGTGTCCGACACGATCGGCGTGCTGTTGAAATACCAGGACGATATTGCCCGCATCGGTTCGGGCGAGGGCCGGCGCATCCTCGACGAGGTCAAGGCCGAGCTCGCGGCGGCGCAGTAG
- a CDS encoding flavin reductase, translating to MLKKNDIGPQAYRDAMSHFAGHVHVVTTDGPAGKRGTTVIAACSVSDTPPTILVCLNRENTKNELFVQNGRFALNTLASHQEPLSIGFSGITGLPLEERFALGEWDVISTGAPTLKGALAVFDCELIDTKDLATHRVLFGKVTGLRMGDNLRPLIYHARGYHVLDSGAAAFTEKE from the coding sequence GTGCTGAAGAAGAACGATATTGGGCCGCAGGCCTATCGCGACGCGATGAGCCATTTTGCCGGCCACGTCCACGTGGTGACCACCGACGGGCCGGCGGGGAAGCGCGGCACGACGGTGATTGCCGCCTGTTCGGTGTCGGACACACCGCCGACCATTCTGGTCTGCCTCAATCGCGAAAATACCAAGAACGAGCTGTTCGTGCAAAACGGCCGGTTTGCCCTGAACACGCTGGCCTCGCACCAGGAGCCGCTGTCGATCGGCTTTTCCGGCATCACCGGCCTGCCGCTTGAAGAGCGTTTCGCACTCGGTGAGTGGGATGTGATTTCCACCGGTGCGCCGACGCTGAAGGGCGCACTCGCCGTGTTCGACTGCGAATTGATCGACACCAAGGACCTGGCCACCCATCGTGTGCTTTTTGGCAAGGTGACAGGCCTGCGCATGGGCGATAATTTGCGGCCGCTGATCTACCACGCCCGCGGTTACCATGTCCTGGACAGCGGAGCGGCGGCGTTCACGGAGAAAGAATGA
- a CDS encoding branched-chain amino acid ABC transporter substrate-binding protein: MRPGATISAALAWLLLAGAASAQTLTIGVAAPLSGPSTVLGKQIEAGARLAAQANGIELKTEDDACTADGGAAAARDFAAAKVSVVVGFLCTEAIEAAMPILKDANIPVITVGVRTESLTDRRAKTGWPVYRLGPRGDDERNAVASTLTRLWQNELFAIIDDGTIYGREMAETFRAAAEQAALKPVFVDTFRPQLDNQIGLVGRLKKAGATHVFAGGDGDDIAIMGRDAGQLEAGITFAGGENLRTPPGDVPYVTGTLMIAPPEWVDVADPKVLESFSTQKIVPDGYTLPAYAAVEIAKAASALSGSSGKPLTEALIGHDFITAIGPIRFDAKGDLSQSPYRVFRFDGTRFVPLESN, translated from the coding sequence ATGCGACCCGGGGCAACGATATCCGCCGCACTGGCCTGGCTGCTCCTGGCCGGTGCCGCCAGCGCCCAGACGCTCACGATCGGCGTCGCCGCACCGTTGTCGGGACCGTCGACCGTCCTCGGCAAGCAGATCGAGGCCGGGGCTAGGCTCGCGGCGCAAGCAAACGGCATAGAACTGAAGACCGAGGACGACGCCTGCACCGCCGATGGTGGTGCCGCCGCGGCCAGGGACTTCGCGGCGGCCAAGGTCAGTGTCGTCGTCGGCTTCCTCTGCACCGAGGCCATCGAGGCGGCGATGCCGATCCTCAAGGACGCCAACATCCCTGTCATCACCGTCGGGGTGCGCACCGAAAGCCTGACCGACCGCCGTGCCAAGACCGGTTGGCCGGTCTATCGCCTGGGGCCGCGCGGCGACGATGAGCGCAACGCCGTTGCCTCCACCCTCACCCGGCTGTGGCAGAACGAGCTGTTCGCCATCATAGACGATGGCACCATCTATGGCCGCGAGATGGCCGAGACCTTTCGCGCGGCGGCCGAGCAAGCGGCGCTGAAGCCGGTCTTCGTCGACACGTTCCGGCCGCAGCTCGACAACCAGATCGGCCTTGTCGGCCGGCTGAAGAAAGCCGGCGCCACGCATGTCTTTGCCGGCGGCGACGGCGACGACATCGCCATCATGGGCCGCGATGCCGGCCAGCTCGAAGCCGGCATCACCTTTGCCGGCGGCGAAAATCTGCGCACACCGCCCGGCGATGTACCCTATGTCACGGGCACGCTGATGATCGCACCGCCGGAATGGGTCGATGTCGCCGACCCAAAAGTGCTGGAAAGTTTCTCCACACAGAAAATCGTGCCTGACGGCTACACATTGCCTGCCTATGCGGCGGTCGAGATTGCCAAGGCAGCGTCGGCCTTGTCCGGAAGCTCAGGCAAGCCGCTGACTGAGGCGCTGATCGGTCATGATTTCATCACGGCGATCGGACCGATCCGCTTCGACGCCAAGGGCGACCTCAGCCAGAGCCCCTACCGCGTCTTCCGCTTCGACGGCACGCGCTTCGTGCCCTTGGAAAGCAACTGA
- a CDS encoding P1 family peptidase yields the protein MFRTGPRNLITDVAGLHVGNASDARLKSGVTTVLCDEPAVAGVQILGGAPGTRETDLLEPHNSIEAIHAVVLSGGSAFGLDAASGVQAALRERGIGFEMGGFRVPIVPSAILFDLRNGGDKDWGRYPPYRDLGYEAAQSAATDFELGTAGAGTGALTAGLKGGLGSASTLLDNGVTIGALAAVNPTGSVTVSRTHHFWAAPFEIGDEFGGLGYPWPMPDDAKSILLKYRDKQAGRQMEIGGNTTIAVIATDAVLTKAAAKRLAMSAHDGFVRAIWPTHTPADGDLVFALATGKSGIRLEADAAIDLYAAAGATMARAISRGVFAATPADNDLFPVWSSRR from the coding sequence ATGTTCCGCACCGGTCCGCGCAATCTGATCACCGACGTTGCCGGCCTGCACGTCGGCAATGCTTCCGACGCCAGGCTGAAGTCCGGCGTGACGACAGTGCTTTGCGACGAACCGGCTGTGGCCGGTGTCCAGATCCTCGGCGGCGCGCCGGGCACGCGCGAGACGGACCTGCTCGAACCGCACAATTCGATCGAGGCGATCCACGCCGTGGTGCTGTCGGGCGGTTCGGCTTTCGGCCTTGACGCTGCGTCCGGCGTGCAGGCGGCGCTGCGCGAACGCGGCATCGGCTTCGAAATGGGCGGCTTTCGCGTGCCGATCGTGCCGTCGGCGATCCTCTTCGACCTGCGCAATGGCGGCGACAAGGATTGGGGCCGCTATCCCCCCTACCGTGACCTCGGCTATGAGGCAGCGCAATCCGCCGCCACCGATTTCGAGCTCGGCACGGCCGGCGCCGGCACCGGTGCGCTCACCGCGGGGCTGAAGGGTGGCCTGGGCTCGGCCTCGACGCTTTTGGACAATGGCGTCACCATTGGTGCGCTGGCCGCCGTCAATCCGACCGGCTCGGTGACTGTCAGCCGCACCCACCATTTCTGGGCAGCACCATTCGAAATCGGCGACGAATTCGGCGGGCTCGGCTACCCCTGGCCAATGCCGGACGATGCCAAGAGCATCTTGCTGAAATACCGCGACAAGCAGGCAGGCAGGCAGATGGAGATCGGCGGCAACACCACCATCGCCGTCATTGCGACGGACGCGGTCCTCACCAAGGCCGCGGCAAAACGCCTGGCGATGTCGGCGCATGACGGCTTCGTGCGCGCCATCTGGCCGACGCACACGCCGGCCGACGGCGACCTAGTGTTCGCGCTAGCGACAGGAAAGAGCGGCATCCGGCTCGAAGCCGATGCGGCAATCGACCTCTATGCCGCGGCCGGCGCCACCATGGCGCGCGCCATCAGCCGCGGCGTGTTTGCCGCGACGCCAGCCGACAACGACCTGTTTCCCGTCTGGTCGTCGCGTCGCTAG
- a CDS encoding DUF2171 domain-containing protein, with amino-acid sequence MTDTSKIREHMEVVGADGVHVGTVDKVDGQRIKLTKADSGEGAHKGHHHYIPLALVAEVDGKKVWLSANSDVAVTFEEEKSDPV; translated from the coding sequence ATGACCGACACCAGCAAAATTCGTGAGCATATGGAAGTCGTCGGCGCCGATGGCGTGCATGTCGGCACTGTCGACAAGGTCGACGGCCAGCGCATCAAGCTGACCAAGGCCGACAGCGGCGAGGGCGCTCACAAGGGCCATCACCACTACATTCCTCTGGCCCTGGTTGCCGAGGTCGATGGCAAGAAGGTGTGGCTGTCGGCGAATTCCGATGTGGCGGTGACGTTCGAGGAAGAAAAGTCCGATCCGGTCTGA
- a CDS encoding DUF2259 domain-containing protein, whose amino-acid sequence MRMLFLFAVSLAAQFATSITAQAGDVAELEILGFTKDGGVFAFEEYGVQDGSGFPYANRYYIDTSNDSFLKGTPIRVRLDDENATLDAARLQARQKGEAIVGQAELSANRGITAGFNPVTELSADPHRMVVNPRPIFSPVDQPLEFRLDEIGMNSTEGCDSQGEINGFRLLRIEAQDGGITKLLHEDKAIPKSRGCPNGYRIGAVQTFSMDSLSAYAVLIAVRQYGFEGPDFRWIAVTGRL is encoded by the coding sequence ATGCGAATGCTTTTCCTGTTTGCCGTTTCCCTGGCCGCGCAGTTTGCGACGTCGATCACTGCCCAGGCCGGCGATGTCGCCGAGCTTGAAATCCTTGGCTTCACCAAGGACGGCGGCGTGTTCGCCTTCGAGGAGTATGGCGTCCAGGACGGGTCGGGCTTTCCCTATGCCAACCGCTATTACATCGACACCAGCAATGACAGCTTCCTCAAGGGCACGCCGATCCGGGTCCGGCTTGACGACGAGAACGCCACGCTCGACGCGGCCCGCCTTCAGGCCCGGCAGAAAGGTGAGGCCATTGTCGGCCAGGCCGAGCTGAGCGCCAACCGCGGCATCACCGCCGGTTTCAACCCGGTGACCGAGCTTTCGGCCGATCCGCACCGCATGGTGGTCAATCCGCGCCCGATCTTCTCTCCCGTCGACCAACCGCTCGAGTTCCGGCTGGACGAGATCGGCATGAACAGCACCGAAGGCTGCGACAGCCAGGGCGAGATCAATGGCTTCCGGCTGCTGCGCATCGAAGCCCAGGATGGCGGCATCACCAAATTGCTGCACGAGGACAAAGCGATCCCCAAGAGCCGCGGCTGCCCGAACGGCTACCGCATCGGTGCGGTCCAGACATTCTCCATGGATAGCCTCAGCGCCTATGCGGTGCTGATCGCGGTGCGCCAATACGGCTTCGAGGGGCCGGACTTCCGCTGGATCGCCGTGACCGGCCGCCTGTGA
- the purB gene encoding adenylosuccinate lyase, whose translation MIPRYSRPEMVAIWSPETRFRIWFEIEAHACDALAELGVIPKAAAKTIWEKGNAAKFDVEKIDEIERVTKHDVIAFLTHLAEFVGPDARFIHQGMTSSDVLDTCFAVQLTRASDILLADIDGLLAALKRRAFEHKDTVTIGRSHGIHAEPTTFGIKLAQAYAEFSRCRERLVHAREDIATCAISGAVGTFANIEPYVEEHVAAKLGLKPEPVSTQVIPRDRHAMFFATLGVIASSMERLATEIRHLQRTEVLEAEEYFSPGQKGSSAMPHKRNPVLTENLTGLARMVRSMALPAMEDVALWHERDISHSSVERMIGPDATVTLDFALSRLTGVIDRLVVYPENMLKNMNKFRGLVHSQRVMLALTQAGLSREDSYRLVQRNAMKVWEQGADFLEELLADKEVTAALPEAEIREKFDLGYHTKHVDTIFRRVFG comes from the coding sequence ATGATCCCTCGCTATTCCCGGCCGGAAATGGTCGCCATCTGGTCGCCCGAAACCCGGTTTCGCATCTGGTTCGAAATCGAGGCCCATGCCTGCGACGCGCTGGCCGAGCTCGGCGTCATCCCGAAAGCGGCTGCGAAAACCATCTGGGAAAAGGGCAATGCGGCGAAATTCGACGTCGAGAAGATCGATGAGATCGAGCGCGTCACCAAGCATGACGTCATCGCCTTCCTCACCCATCTCGCCGAATTCGTCGGACCCGACGCGCGCTTCATCCACCAGGGCATGACCTCTTCGGATGTTCTCGACACCTGCTTTGCCGTCCAGCTCACGCGGGCCAGCGACATCCTGCTCGCGGACATTGACGGCCTGCTTGCCGCGCTCAAGCGACGCGCCTTCGAGCACAAGGACACCGTCACCATCGGCCGCAGCCACGGCATCCATGCCGAGCCGACAACCTTCGGCATCAAGCTGGCGCAGGCCTATGCCGAATTCTCGCGCTGCCGCGAGCGGCTGGTGCATGCGCGCGAGGACATCGCAACCTGCGCCATTTCCGGAGCGGTCGGCACCTTCGCCAACATCGAACCCTATGTCGAGGAGCATGTGGCGGCAAAACTCGGGTTGAAGCCCGAACCGGTTTCGACGCAGGTCATCCCGCGTGACCGCCACGCCATGTTCTTTGCCACGCTCGGCGTCATCGCCTCGTCGATGGAGCGGCTGGCGACCGAGATCCGACACCTGCAGCGCACCGAGGTGCTGGAAGCGGAAGAGTATTTTTCGCCCGGCCAGAAAGGCTCGTCGGCGATGCCGCACAAGCGCAATCCGGTGCTGACGGAAAACCTCACCGGCCTTGCCCGCATGGTGCGCTCCATGGCGCTGCCGGCGATGGAGGACGTGGCGCTTTGGCATGAGCGCGACATCTCGCACTCCTCGGTCGAGCGCATGATCGGCCCGGACGCCACGGTGACGCTCGATTTCGCGCTGTCGCGGCTGACCGGTGTCATCGACAGACTGGTCGTCTATCCCGAGAACATGCTGAAGAACATGAACAAGTTCAGGGGTCTCGTGCATTCACAGCGCGTGATGTTGGCGCTGACGCAGGCCGGCCTGTCGCGTGAAGACTCCTACCGGCTGGTGCAGCGCAACGCCATGAAGGTTTGGGAACAAGGTGCTGATTTTCTTGAGGAACTTTTGGCCGACAAGGAAGTGACGGCGGCATTGCCAGAGGCCGAGATCCGCGAGAAATTCGACCTGGGCTACCACACCAAACACGTCGACACGATTTTCAGGCGAGTGTTCGGCTAA
- a CDS encoding VOC family protein has translation MSELPFAATTPVSVARVGLKARDAESLAAYYRKVVGLQELSRADGAITLGAGSRPLLVLEPDTSAKPDDPRSAGLFHTAFLLPSRADLGRWINHAISDKIAIEGASDHLVSEALYLTDPEGNGIEIYADRRPQDWKWNGDKIAMATERLNIPAVVGEVPAGDAGWQGAPENSIVGHVHLRVGRPEEAEAWWNQEFGFDTVARYGGQAVFLSSGGYHHHIGANAWQSSGAGRRDPSRSGLAWVEMRSDNASNETTREDPWGTVIRTVPGKA, from the coding sequence ATGAGCGAACTGCCATTTGCCGCCACCACGCCGGTGAGCGTTGCCCGCGTCGGCCTGAAGGCGCGTGATGCCGAAAGTCTTGCCGCCTATTATCGCAAAGTCGTCGGATTGCAGGAATTGAGCCGTGCCGACGGCGCGATCACGCTCGGCGCCGGCAGCCGTCCGCTGCTGGTCCTCGAGCCGGACACCTCCGCCAAGCCGGACGATCCGCGCAGCGCCGGCCTGTTCCACACGGCTTTCCTGCTGCCCAGCCGCGCCGATCTCGGCCGCTGGATCAACCACGCCATATCAGACAAGATCGCCATCGAGGGCGCTTCGGACCATCTGGTCAGCGAGGCGCTGTACCTGACCGACCCCGAAGGCAATGGCATCGAGATCTATGCCGACCGCCGGCCGCAGGACTGGAAATGGAATGGCGACAAGATCGCCATGGCGACCGAGCGGCTGAACATTCCTGCCGTCGTCGGCGAAGTGCCAGCGGGTGATGCGGGCTGGCAAGGCGCGCCGGAAAACAGCATTGTCGGCCATGTCCATTTGCGCGTCGGCAGGCCGGAAGAGGCTGAGGCCTGGTGGAACCAGGAATTCGGCTTCGACACGGTGGCCAGATATGGTGGCCAGGCAGTGTTCCTGTCGTCCGGTGGCTACCACCACCACATCGGCGCCAATGCCTGGCAGAGCTCCGGCGCTGGCCGCCGAGACCCGAGCCGGTCCGGTCTTGCCTGGGTCGAGATGCGTTCGGACAATGCGAGCAACGAAACGACCCGTGAGGACCCGTGGGGCACGGTGATCAGGACTGTTCCTGGAAAAGCGTGA